A stretch of the Mesorhizobium sp. Pch-S genome encodes the following:
- a CDS encoding AsmA family protein codes for MLARLFVIFGGLFVLALLAALVVPPFVDWTGYRADFEREASTILGRKVTVKGSATARLLPFPSVTFTDVSVAGSAGGEPAMTVETFSMDAELAPFLRGEVLIFDMRLVRPKAIISVAADGKVDWTARPSSPFDPAQVAIEKLTVTDGAVELRQEASGRVTTVSDINATVSAKSLAGPWRAEGALKADGVATRLSLTTGKADGAGRIALRIKADPDGYPLSVEADGNAGVENGRALYSGQFKLVGDNSAQLAAAKPDGGSAEAGAKAPPTYRVSGKFQLDHSKLAVEEFRLETGPLDNPYTADGKASVDLGADPRFAIEASGAQIQFEETPGKEGTAALPQRIAALERVLLALPRPVMPGSVEVKLPAMVAGDTTIRDVVVSAEPVAGGWAVKSLAALLPGRTTLEANGRLGVDGEVRFTGSLLLAVAQPSGFAAWLSQDVDEAVRRLPTAGFSAKVDLTDARQKFDDLELVLGKASFHGSLDATQPAEGKPAVVTRLEGGALDVEGLTAFAALFVSDKGVNRFADADLDAAIKAGPVDAWGFSAEKLDTALRLRAGMLEIDKLSVGGLAGASISATGRMKDFPKGPTGSLDASLLASDLAPLIDAAAKRFPDSRLLTVLSERGKAYPGLYRDTRLDVVMSAADNGDGTTGLALSGKGTSGGSALSVSLSAHGQPGEMAKAPFSLTFDAKNPDAAALLALYGLPALPLGMVGEATTDITARGRLPRESRQPSISGAPICVRASTVR; via the coding sequence CGCCTGTTTGTGATTTTCGGTGGCCTTTTCGTGCTGGCGCTGCTTGCGGCGCTGGTGGTGCCGCCATTTGTCGACTGGACGGGCTATCGGGCCGATTTCGAGCGCGAGGCGAGCACCATTCTCGGCCGCAAGGTGACGGTAAAAGGTAGCGCAACGGCGCGACTTTTGCCATTTCCATCCGTAACGTTCACCGACGTTTCGGTGGCTGGCAGTGCAGGTGGGGAACCTGCGATGACCGTCGAGACTTTCTCGATGGATGCCGAACTCGCGCCGTTCCTGCGTGGCGAAGTGCTGATTTTCGACATGCGCCTGGTGAGGCCGAAAGCGATTATCAGCGTCGCAGCGGACGGTAAGGTGGACTGGACGGCGAGGCCGTCTTCGCCCTTCGACCCCGCCCAGGTGGCGATCGAGAAACTGACGGTGACCGATGGAGCGGTGGAACTGCGCCAGGAAGCAAGCGGGCGCGTCACCACGGTATCGGACATCAACGCTACTGTGTCGGCGAAATCTCTGGCCGGCCCATGGCGCGCCGAAGGCGCGTTGAAGGCCGACGGGGTTGCGACGCGTCTTTCGCTGACGACCGGCAAAGCCGACGGCGCCGGCAGGATCGCACTTCGGATCAAGGCCGATCCGGACGGCTATCCGTTGTCAGTTGAAGCCGACGGCAATGCCGGCGTCGAGAACGGAAGGGCGCTTTATTCCGGCCAGTTCAAGCTTGTGGGTGACAATAGTGCCCAGCTTGCCGCCGCAAAGCCGGATGGTGGATCGGCGGAGGCCGGTGCCAAAGCGCCTCCCACCTATCGGGTAAGCGGCAAGTTCCAACTCGACCATAGCAAACTCGCAGTCGAAGAATTTCGCCTGGAGACCGGACCGCTCGACAACCCCTACACCGCTGACGGCAAGGCTTCGGTCGATCTTGGCGCTGATCCGCGCTTCGCAATCGAGGCGAGTGGCGCACAAATCCAGTTCGAGGAAACGCCCGGCAAGGAGGGGACAGCTGCATTGCCGCAGCGCATAGCGGCGCTCGAGCGTGTGCTTCTGGCTTTGCCAAGACCGGTGATGCCCGGCTCCGTCGAAGTAAAATTGCCGGCGATGGTGGCTGGCGACACAACCATCCGCGACGTTGTGGTTTCCGCCGAACCTGTCGCAGGCGGATGGGCGGTGAAATCCCTGGCGGCGCTTTTGCCCGGACGCACCACACTGGAGGCCAACGGACGGCTTGGCGTTGACGGAGAGGTGCGTTTCACCGGTTCGCTTCTGCTTGCGGTGGCCCAGCCTTCCGGTTTCGCGGCGTGGTTGTCGCAGGATGTCGATGAAGCCGTTCGGCGCCTCCCGACCGCGGGGTTCAGCGCAAAAGTCGATCTGACCGACGCGCGGCAGAAATTCGACGATCTCGAACTGGTGCTGGGAAAGGCAAGTTTTCACGGCAGTCTCGATGCCACCCAGCCTGCGGAAGGCAAACCGGCCGTGGTGACGAGATTGGAAGGGGGAGCGCTTGATGTCGAAGGGTTGACAGCCTTTGCCGCGCTTTTCGTTTCGGACAAAGGGGTGAACCGTTTCGCGGACGCCGATCTCGACGCTGCGATCAAGGCGGGCCCGGTCGATGCCTGGGGTTTTTCGGCTGAGAAGCTCGATACGGCTTTGCGACTGCGGGCCGGCATGCTGGAGATCGACAAGCTGTCGGTCGGCGGGCTGGCGGGGGCGTCGATCAGCGCCACTGGCCGTATGAAGGATTTTCCGAAAGGACCGACCGGCAGTCTGGACGCTTCGCTGCTGGCATCCGACCTTGCACCGTTGATCGATGCCGCAGCCAAACGCTTTCCCGACAGTCGGCTGCTCACGGTGCTTTCCGAGCGTGGCAAGGCCTATCCGGGTCTGTATCGGGATACACGCCTCGATGTGGTGATGAGTGCTGCGGACAATGGGGATGGCACCACCGGGCTGGCGCTTTCCGGCAAGGGAACAAGCGGCGGTTCCGCGCTGTCGGTTTCACTGTCGGCGCATGGACAGCCAGGCGAGATGGCAAAGGCGCCATTCTCGCTGACTTTCGATGCCAAGAACCCTGATGCCGCCGCGCTTCTCGCCTTGTATGGTCTGCCAGCGCTGCCGCTTGGCATGGTCGGCGAGGCGACGACCGACATCACCGCCAGAGGACGCTTGCCGAGGGAGTCGCGACAGCCTTCAATCTCTGGGGCCCCGATCTGCGTGCGCGCTTCGACGGTACGTTGA
- a CDS encoding AsmA-like C-terminal region-containing protein, with translation MTDTPQGLAAKGKVALDTADIEPWLMTTGVALPGMGFGAPVALAAEADYRNGRVAVSGLKGSAAGTALSGDVAAEFDAAKPHLSGQLALDTLDLHPLAAMLFGNDALSGDGTNWPKTPFASRPMLQMTADLELAVVKLLAGPLITADDAMLSLKLADDGLGISKLKARVFGGEITGLFDLKNNDGTGLLSGQATLAGSDLSRLLPASGLSGAGTFTASATTSGKSIDAMVSSLAGSGTASLKGITVANLNADALPALLAKADGIGRDIDAPRTAAFAPGIAGQGSFVARDADIAFTLAAGVLRAPPMSFETPTSSLSAEMSADLAAGTVAARGTVTYKAGNEALIGSDPALNYSVDGPIEAPIRSFDSAPLAQFLTQRALEKEQRRVEAMQAVLLEKQRLRREARYYADLQEQRDRAEEEKRRIEDEKRKAEEEARLKAENEARAAAEAKAKVEAAEKARAEKAAADAAEAERRKAEAAIRAAQEERTKLDAERQTTVPAQTAPSAPAGKLQPFSIQDFLKTLQ, from the coding sequence TTGACCGACACGCCACAAGGACTGGCGGCCAAGGGCAAGGTGGCGCTCGACACGGCTGATATCGAACCCTGGCTGATGACGACGGGCGTTGCACTGCCCGGCATGGGGTTCGGCGCTCCCGTGGCGCTTGCCGCCGAAGCCGACTATCGCAACGGGCGGGTCGCTGTTTCCGGCCTTAAGGGAAGTGCAGCCGGCACCGCCTTGTCCGGCGATGTGGCTGCAGAATTCGATGCTGCCAAACCGCATCTGAGTGGACAGCTGGCACTGGACACGCTCGATCTCCATCCGCTGGCGGCAATGCTGTTTGGCAATGATGCACTGTCTGGCGACGGCACGAACTGGCCGAAGACGCCTTTTGCCTCCAGGCCGATGCTGCAGATGACCGCCGATCTCGAACTGGCGGTGGTGAAACTGCTGGCCGGTCCGCTGATAACGGCAGACGACGCGATGTTGTCGCTGAAACTTGCCGATGACGGGCTGGGCATCTCGAAGCTGAAGGCGAGGGTGTTCGGTGGCGAAATCACCGGTCTGTTCGATTTGAAGAACAACGATGGCACCGGGTTGCTGAGCGGCCAGGCGACGCTAGCGGGTTCGGACCTCTCCAGGCTCCTGCCCGCATCGGGCCTTTCGGGTGCAGGTACATTTACAGCGAGTGCGACCACGAGCGGCAAGTCCATCGATGCGATGGTGTCTTCGCTTGCCGGTTCAGGTACGGCTTCGCTGAAAGGCATAACGGTTGCCAATCTCAATGCCGACGCGCTGCCGGCGCTGCTTGCGAAGGCCGATGGCATTGGTCGGGACATCGATGCACCGCGCACGGCAGCTTTCGCCCCGGGCATCGCCGGGCAGGGCTCCTTCGTCGCGCGCGACGCCGACATAGCCTTCACATTGGCCGCCGGTGTGCTGCGCGCGCCGCCGATGAGTTTCGAGACGCCGACGTCTTCCTTGTCGGCGGAGATGTCCGCCGATCTTGCGGCAGGCACAGTCGCGGCCCGGGGCACGGTCACCTACAAGGCCGGCAACGAGGCTTTGATCGGCTCGGATCCGGCATTGAACTATAGTGTCGATGGCCCGATCGAGGCACCGATACGCAGCTTCGACAGCGCGCCGCTGGCGCAGTTCCTCACCCAGCGCGCATTGGAGAAAGAACAGCGGCGGGTGGAGGCCATGCAGGCCGTATTGCTGGAAAAGCAACGACTGCGGCGCGAGGCCCGCTACTATGCCGATCTGCAGGAGCAGCGGGATCGTGCGGAGGAAGAAAAGCGCCGCATCGAGGACGAGAAACGCAAGGCTGAGGAAGAGGCGCGGCTGAAGGCGGAAAACGAAGCCAGGGCTGCCGCGGAAGCGAAGGCCAAAGTCGAAGCCGCAGAGAAGGCGCGGGCTGAAAAGGCTGCTGCGGACGCTGCCGAAGCAGAGCGGCGCAAGGCCGAAGCAGCAATCCGCGCGGCACAGGAGGAAAGGACAAAGCTGGATGCCGAGCGCCAGACAACCGTTCCGGCCCAAACCGCCCCAAGCGCTCCGGCGGGCAAACTCCAGCCGTTTTCGATCCAGGATTTCCTGAAAACGTTGCAATAG
- a CDS encoding GNAT family N-acetyltransferase: MNMSAATVRLAGKDDVAAFKNIRLEALRLEPAAFASRLGDWEALPDEEWLRRITSGTVLIAFRNGEPVGLMGLLREQSAKSHHRATVVMVYVRASERGTGTARALLEALTRLARDAGILQLELTVSIDKPAARRFYAREGFVEIGRLPAGLIDEGREIDEVMMAKRIG; this comes from the coding sequence ATGAACATGAGCGCTGCAACGGTGCGATTGGCCGGCAAGGACGATGTCGCTGCCTTCAAAAACATAAGGCTGGAGGCACTGCGGCTGGAGCCGGCTGCCTTTGCCAGCCGGCTCGGGGATTGGGAGGCGCTGCCGGACGAAGAATGGCTGCGGCGGATAACGAGTGGCACGGTCCTCATCGCATTTCGAAACGGTGAACCGGTCGGTCTGATGGGCCTGTTGCGCGAGCAGTCGGCAAAATCGCATCATCGTGCCACGGTGGTCATGGTCTACGTACGGGCAAGCGAGCGTGGTACCGGGACGGCCAGGGCTTTGCTGGAGGCGTTGACGAGACTCGCGCGTGATGCCGGTATCCTGCAACTGGAACTGACTGTCAGCATCGACAAGCCGGCGGCACGACGCTTCTACGCACGCGAAGGCTTTGTCGAAATCGGCCGCCTGCCTGCCGGATTGATCGACGAGGGCCGCGAGATCGATGAAGTGATGATGGCCAAACGCATCGGCTGA
- a CDS encoding ribbon-helix-helix domain-containing protein, protein MSLVEKRSVTIRGHRTSYSLEKPFSEELAAIAENRGLTLAALVAEIDEQRPREANLSSALRLYVLDWLKRGSGEIAR, encoded by the coding sequence GTGAGTCTGGTCGAGAAACGGTCCGTCACCATACGCGGCCATCGCACGTCCTACTCGCTGGAAAAGCCATTCTCCGAAGAGCTCGCTGCAATCGCTGAAAACCGCGGGCTCACCCTCGCGGCACTGGTGGCCGAGATCGACGAACAGCGCCCGCGCGAAGCCAATCTGTCATCGGCACTGCGGCTTTACGTCCTGGATTGGCTGAAGCGGGGTTCGGGCGAAATCGCTCGGTAG
- a CDS encoding DUF4169 family protein has protein sequence MAEIVNLRQFRKGKVREQRAATAEQNRVLHGRSKNEKQRDRLLAEKAERLIEGHRRESTSDTSAQDKD, from the coding sequence ATGGCCGAGATCGTCAATCTCCGCCAGTTCAGGAAGGGCAAGGTGCGCGAGCAGCGCGCCGCTACGGCCGAACAGAATCGTGTCTTGCACGGCCGCAGCAAGAATGAAAAGCAGCGAGATAGATTGCTGGCGGAAAAAGCCGAGCGCCTCATTGAAGGACATCGCCGCGAGTCGACTTCTGACACCTCTGCGCAGGACAAGGACTGA
- a CDS encoding SspB family protein has translation MADDHIRYDILAQEALRGVMRKVLAEVARTGLPGNHHFFITFLTGAPGVRISSRLRERYPEQMTIVIQFQYWDLKVTEAGFEVGLSFSDIPEKLEIPFSAVRGFYDPSVNFELEFDVRTETADEVEEKPAVEPVALAPEKKSESKKKAAAEPEKPAADEPASGKGAEVVSLDAFRKK, from the coding sequence ATGGCCGACGACCACATTCGCTACGACATCCTGGCCCAGGAAGCTTTGCGCGGCGTCATGCGCAAGGTGCTGGCGGAGGTCGCACGCACCGGCCTTCCGGGCAACCATCACTTCTTCATCACTTTCCTGACGGGCGCGCCGGGCGTGCGCATTTCATCACGCCTGCGCGAGCGCTATCCCGAGCAGATGACCATCGTCATCCAGTTCCAGTACTGGGATCTGAAGGTAACGGAAGCCGGCTTCGAGGTTGGCCTGTCCTTCTCCGACATTCCGGAAAAGCTGGAAATCCCGTTCTCTGCAGTGCGCGGCTTCTACGATCCGTCGGTGAATTTCGAACTCGAATTCGATGTCCGGACCGAGACGGCAGATGAGGTCGAAGAAAAGCCGGCGGTCGAGCCTGTCGCACTTGCTCCCGAAAAGAAATCCGAGTCGAAGAAGAAAGCTGCGGCCGAGCCCGAGAAGCCAGCAGCCGACGAGCCCGCCTCCGGCAAGGGTGCCGAAGTCGTTTCGCTCGACGCTTTCCGCAAGAAGTAA
- a CDS encoding TetR/AcrR family transcriptional regulator: MSQTIAADSFPPRGHEAKRVAIVDAAMSVFCREGFAGANIDLIAAEAGVSRQTVYNHHGDKEKLFVAVVRELTERCNAGIFATLATFPDQPKDLEADLIGYAVRMNRNCICSRDGKFLRKLIQTEGERYPELFAEWRENGPGTTLPALAARFARLAFAGHLAIDDPDVTARHFVGLINAELQIEFMMGIQPSQEEVLQSATHGVRAFLRAYGARQPASRQREAALA; encoded by the coding sequence ATGAGCCAGACGATTGCTGCTGACAGTTTTCCGCCGCGCGGCCACGAAGCCAAAAGGGTTGCGATCGTGGATGCTGCCATGTCGGTTTTCTGCCGCGAAGGTTTCGCTGGTGCCAATATCGACCTGATCGCTGCGGAAGCAGGCGTTTCGCGCCAGACCGTCTACAATCACCACGGCGATAAGGAAAAGTTGTTCGTCGCAGTGGTGCGCGAGCTGACCGAGCGCTGCAATGCCGGCATCTTCGCAACCCTGGCCACCTTCCCCGACCAGCCCAAGGATCTCGAGGCGGATCTGATCGGCTACGCCGTGCGCATGAACCGCAACTGCATCTGCAGCCGCGACGGCAAATTCCTGCGCAAGCTGATCCAGACCGAGGGCGAACGTTACCCTGAATTGTTCGCCGAATGGCGCGAGAATGGTCCTGGTACGACATTGCCAGCGCTTGCCGCGCGTTTTGCGCGTCTCGCCTTCGCTGGTCATCTCGCCATCGACGACCCGGACGTGACTGCCCGTCATTTCGTCGGCCTGATCAATGCCGAGCTGCAGATCGAATTCATGATGGGCATTCAACCAAGCCAGGAAGAAGTCCTGCAGTCGGCTACGCATGGCGTACGAGCTTTCCTGCGCGCCTATGGTGCTCGCCAACCGGCGTCTCGCCAGCGCGAGGCCGCACTGGCCTGA
- a CDS encoding multidrug effflux MFS transporter encodes MNAHFLRTAVLLGLMSAVGAFAVDMYLPALPSIGADLNAGTSAVQMSLLIFFLSMGFGQIVVGPLSDMFGRKPPLYVGLALFIIGGVGSAMAPNIEWLIAFRFLQGLGASAGMAIPRAVVRDMHTGNEAAKLMSLLMLVFSVSPILAPLSGSLIIETLGWRAVFWVLTGAAVIAIVLLATAQKETRPVEDRVGSSFGSALKGYWFLLNDRNFLGLTAIGGFGIASFFVYLASSSFILIDHYGLSPSLYSVFFSINAVAFIGMSQMTGLLADRFGLKRVVKVAVVGYATAMVVLLAIMASGVDRLDVMASLLFIGYGFLGLVIPTTSVLAMEEHGTIAGTASALMGTLHFAIGAVAMGIAGLFFDGTPLPMVAGITLAAVIAFALTQVTLGRNRQPVEAPAE; translated from the coding sequence ATGAACGCGCATTTTCTCCGCACCGCGGTGCTGCTCGGCCTTATGTCCGCCGTCGGTGCCTTCGCCGTCGACATGTATCTGCCGGCGCTGCCTTCGATCGGTGCCGATCTCAATGCCGGCACTTCGGCCGTGCAGATGAGCCTTTTGATCTTCTTCCTGTCCATGGGTTTTGGCCAGATCGTGGTTGGCCCGTTGTCGGACATGTTCGGACGCAAGCCGCCGCTTTATGTCGGCCTTGCGCTGTTCATCATCGGCGGCGTCGGCTCGGCGATGGCGCCAAACATCGAATGGCTGATCGCGTTCCGCTTCCTGCAGGGGCTGGGCGCCAGCGCAGGCATGGCCATTCCGCGTGCCGTGGTGCGTGACATGCACACCGGTAACGAGGCGGCCAAGCTGATGTCGCTGCTCATGCTGGTGTTTTCCGTGTCGCCCATCCTGGCACCGCTTTCCGGCAGCCTGATCATCGAAACCCTAGGCTGGCGCGCGGTGTTCTGGGTGCTGACCGGTGCTGCGGTGATCGCGATCGTGCTTCTGGCCACGGCCCAGAAGGAGACACGTCCGGTTGAGGACCGGGTCGGCTCTTCCTTTGGCTCGGCACTGAAAGGCTACTGGTTCCTGCTCAATGATCGCAACTTTCTCGGGCTGACGGCGATCGGCGGCTTCGGCATCGCTTCTTTCTTCGTCTATCTGGCAAGCTCGTCCTTCATCCTGATCGACCACTATGGCCTTTCGCCCTCGCTCTACAGCGTGTTCTTCTCGATCAATGCGGTTGCCTTCATCGGCATGTCGCAGATGACGGGCCTGCTGGCCGATCGCTTTGGATTGAAGCGCGTCGTGAAGGTGGCTGTCGTCGGCTATGCCACCGCGATGGTGGTGCTGCTGGCGATCATGGCTTCCGGCGTCGATCGCCTGGACGTCATGGCGAGCCTGCTGTTCATCGGCTATGGCTTCCTTGGCCTGGTCATCCCGACCACCTCGGTGCTGGCCATGGAAGAGCACGGCACGATTGCCGGCACGGCTTCGGCGCTGATGGGCACGTTGCATTTCGCCATCGGCGCGGTGGCAATGGGAATCGCAGGATTGTTCTTCGACGGAACGCCGCTGCCGATGGTGGCAGGCATCACGCTGGCCGCAGTCATTGCCTTTGCGCTGACGCAGGTCACGCTCGGCCGCAACCGCCAGCCCGTCGAGGCACCGGCGGAATAG
- a CDS encoding class I SAM-dependent methyltransferase, whose product MNETTPTSYILGHSASEIRRLMLQGEILKPITGRLLREAGIAPGMRVLDVGCGAGDVAMLACEMVGPDGSVVGIDRSAEAIVVAQQRAAGYPQAVFKAAAIEDFVDDAGFDLVIGRYVLVHQTNAVALVRRAVELVRPGGVVAFHEVSHRHPFASLPIVPLWEQVGDWLFTLFHMVAPHHDAADKLFSIYTGAGLPEPSLFSETPVAGGPDAPHHAWIAETIRSLLPRLVQLGLTTEAIVDIDTLEARLREATVAAQSQIIAHAQVCAWARRAG is encoded by the coding sequence ATGAACGAGACGACACCCACGTCCTACATTCTCGGCCATTCGGCGTCGGAAATCCGCCGCCTCATGCTGCAAGGCGAGATACTCAAGCCGATAACTGGGCGTCTTTTACGCGAAGCCGGCATTGCGCCGGGCATGCGTGTTCTCGATGTCGGCTGCGGTGCCGGCGACGTCGCGATGCTTGCATGCGAGATGGTCGGGCCTGACGGCTCGGTGGTCGGCATAGACCGGAGCGCCGAAGCCATCGTGGTGGCGCAGCAACGGGCAGCAGGGTATCCGCAAGCTGTTTTCAAGGCGGCGGCGATCGAGGATTTTGTTGATGATGCCGGTTTCGACCTGGTGATTGGCCGTTATGTTCTCGTCCATCAGACGAACGCTGTGGCGCTTGTCCGCCGGGCTGTCGAACTTGTCCGACCAGGTGGTGTCGTCGCATTCCATGAAGTCAGCCATCGGCATCCGTTCGCGTCGTTGCCCATCGTGCCTTTGTGGGAACAGGTCGGCGACTGGCTGTTCACACTGTTTCACATGGTGGCTCCGCACCACGATGCCGCCGACAAGCTCTTCAGCATCTACACGGGGGCCGGTTTGCCGGAGCCCTCTCTCTTCAGCGAGACGCCGGTGGCGGGTGGACCGGACGCTCCGCACCATGCCTGGATAGCGGAGACTATTCGATCGCTTCTGCCCAGGCTGGTTCAACTCGGCCTCACCACCGAGGCGATTGTCGATATCGACACGCTGGAGGCGCGGCTGCGCGAAGCCACCGTGGCAGCACAGAGCCAGATCATTGCCCACGCGCAGGTCTGTGCCTGGGCGCGCCGTGCCGGGTAG
- a CDS encoding GGDEF domain-containing protein: MKFIPSALLLLFAASFFSVWLLDRRRRHLVLFSLAFLSVSVGTVVQFALWPSDIGLNTLACAVLYTAGPLFLAEGVLVRSGKRMLVVEHAAWMTLVVGLLGYFYYAEDNLQLRACLLNLGMAGIVLSSAWQLRHLMCGSAIDRALLWMLSGLSLTFVLRTLLTGGSVPINDVSAFFESPFWLWAQFAMSVLGVAMGLGLLVVVCADVVLGLKAERDSDLLTSLLNRRGLETRAVQLFSGAIHQAVSVVACDIDRFKSINDRFGHAAGDSVLATVAETIRRCVRGRDLVARIGGEEFVILLRNCTVDDAYVLTEQLRREIAACDLAGLPEGFRVTCSFGIVESQSGEQLWDAIGRADKMLYAAKHAGRNRTVADRRELPAAA, from the coding sequence TTGAAATTCATACCTTCGGCATTGCTGCTCCTGTTCGCGGCCAGCTTCTTCAGCGTGTGGCTGCTTGACCGCCGCCGCAGGCATCTCGTGCTGTTTTCGCTGGCATTCCTTTCGGTCAGCGTCGGTACCGTGGTGCAGTTCGCGCTGTGGCCCTCGGATATCGGCCTGAACACCCTTGCCTGTGCTGTCCTCTACACGGCTGGCCCGCTGTTCCTGGCGGAAGGTGTTCTCGTGCGCTCGGGCAAACGGATGCTCGTCGTCGAACATGCCGCTTGGATGACGCTGGTGGTCGGCCTGCTCGGCTATTTCTACTATGCGGAGGACAATCTCCAGCTCAGGGCCTGCCTGCTCAATCTCGGCATGGCTGGCATCGTATTGAGCTCAGCCTGGCAATTGCGGCATCTGATGTGTGGCAGCGCCATCGACAGGGCGTTGCTGTGGATGCTGTCTGGGCTTTCGCTGACTTTCGTGCTGCGGACGCTGCTTACCGGCGGCTCGGTGCCCATCAACGATGTCTCCGCCTTCTTTGAATCGCCATTCTGGTTGTGGGCACAATTCGCCATGTCGGTGCTCGGCGTGGCAATGGGACTCGGTCTGCTGGTCGTGGTATGTGCCGATGTGGTGCTGGGCCTCAAGGCGGAGCGCGACAGCGATCTTTTGACCAGTCTGCTCAATCGCCGCGGCCTGGAGACGCGGGCTGTGCAACTGTTCTCTGGCGCAATCCACCAAGCCGTCAGCGTGGTTGCCTGTGACATCGACCGCTTCAAGTCCATCAACGATCGCTTCGGCCATGCGGCCGGCGACAGTGTGCTTGCAACAGTGGCAGAAACGATCAGGCGCTGTGTCAGGGGGCGAGATCTGGTTGCCCGCATTGGTGGCGAGGAGTTCGTCATCCTGCTCAGAAACTGTACGGTCGACGATGCTTATGTGCTGACGGAACAGCTGAGGCGTGAGATAGCAGCATGCGATCTCGCTGGCTTGCCCGAGGGCTTCAGGGTGACCTGCAGCTTCGGCATCGTCGAAAGCCAGTCGGGCGAGCAGCTCTGGGATGCGATCGGCCGCGCCGACAAGATGCTTTATGCCGCCAAGCATGCAGGCCGCAACCGGACGGTAGCCGACAGACGCGAACTCCCGGCTGCTGCCTGA
- a CDS encoding TetR/AcrR family transcriptional regulator, which yields MPAKMPAGRRDDVLDAALELLAAGGLQAVTTTALARVARCSKDTLYVLFENRDAILAALVMRQASQLNTALRESSNEGSPRDRLTLICTQLLKLLTSPASLAINRAALGDASGDLSRILIATGKERSAPKIMAAIETLNIKGVINARDPLDAYQTLYGLLIGDRQILALHNAYDPTEDAETIAGRAVERLIQIYAPNPGKS from the coding sequence TTGCCTGCAAAGATGCCTGCCGGTCGGCGCGATGACGTTTTGGACGCCGCGCTGGAACTGCTTGCCGCGGGAGGACTTCAGGCCGTCACCACCACGGCCCTCGCCCGCGTCGCCAGATGTTCGAAAGACACGCTCTACGTTTTGTTTGAAAACCGCGACGCCATCCTGGCGGCCCTCGTCATGCGGCAGGCTTCGCAGCTCAACACCGCCCTGCGGGAAAGCAGCAACGAGGGTTCACCACGCGATCGGCTGACGCTGATCTGCACCCAGCTGCTGAAACTACTCACCTCGCCCGCTTCGCTTGCCATCAACCGGGCAGCGCTTGGCGATGCCAGCGGAGACCTGTCCAGGATACTGATAGCCACTGGCAAGGAGCGCTCGGCGCCGAAAATCATGGCTGCAATCGAAACGCTGAACATCAAAGGCGTCATCAACGCCCGCGACCCCCTGGATGCCTATCAAACGCTCTACGGCCTGCTGATTGGCGATCGACAGATCCTCGCGCTGCACAATGCCTATGATCCCACCGAAGATGCCGAAACCATCGCAGGCCGGGCAGTCGAGCGCCTGATACAGATCTACGCTCCCAATCCGGGGAAAAGCTGA
- a CDS encoding anthrone oxygenase family protein yields the protein MLTNVAQGLSGIALLLAGAIAGFFYAYTSSVMRGLDAVAPAHAIAAMQGINAMVRNAVFAPAFFGTPIAATLAGAALLGAGRRAAAFAMLAAAASYLLGALLPTFAVNVPMNEALAITAVPTDAAEAATLWRTYSVDWTWWNTLRTGFSLLCLALVGVALFLAGRSTNRSLQR from the coding sequence ATGCTGACGAATGTGGCGCAGGGGCTGTCGGGCATTGCGCTGCTGCTTGCCGGCGCAATTGCCGGGTTCTTCTATGCTTATACGAGTTCCGTCATGCGCGGCCTGGATGCGGTTGCGCCGGCGCATGCCATTGCTGCCATGCAAGGCATCAATGCGATGGTTCGCAATGCGGTGTTCGCGCCAGCTTTTTTTGGCACGCCGATTGCAGCCACGCTGGCCGGGGCTGCCTTGCTCGGGGCAGGGCGGCGGGCAGCGGCGTTCGCCATGCTGGCTGCCGCAGCAAGTTATCTGCTTGGTGCTCTCCTGCCGACCTTCGCCGTGAACGTGCCGATGAATGAAGCACTGGCAATCACGGCCGTGCCGACCGATGCGGCCGAGGCGGCGACGCTCTGGCGTACCTACTCTGTCGATTGGACATGGTGGAACACCTTGCGCACAGGTTTCAGCCTGCTCTGCCTGGCGCTGGTCGGGGTAGCCCTTTTCCTTGCGGGTCGTTCTACGAATCGATCTCTTCAAAGATGA